TTAGTTTTTCCTTACGCAAAGGGGAAATTTTAGGCATTGCAGGCTTAGTTGGGGCAAAACGCACTGATATTGTTGAAACAATTTTCGGTGTGCGAGAACGCAAAAGCGGCACAATTAAACTGCACGGGAAATTATTGAAAAATCACACCGCTTTAGAAGCAATAAACAATGGCTTTGCCTTAGTAACGGAAGAACGCCGTTCCACGGGAATTTATGCCAATTTGAATATTGAGTTTAACTCGTTAATTTCAAATATAAAATCCTATATCAGTCCATTTGGCTTATTAAACAATAAAAAAATGAAAAGTGATACCCAGTGGGTTATCAGTTCAATGAATGTAAAAACGCCATCTCACCGTACGCACATTGGCTCACTCTCTGGTGGAAATCAGCAAAAAGTCGTGATTGGACGTTGGCTACTCACCCAACCTGAAATTTTAATGCTTGATGAACCGACTAGGGGCATTGACATCGGTGCAAAATTTGAAATTTATCAGCTCATAATGCAACTGGCACAGAAAGATAAAGGAATCATTATGATCTCGTCTGAAATGCCTGAATTATTAGGGGTTACCGACCGCATTCTAGTAATGAGCAACGGTAAAGTAGCGGGCATTGTTGAAACAGCAAATACCACTCAAGAAGAGATTTTGCAACTATCTGCAAAATATTTATAAAACTAAAAGGAATCGCTATGGCTTTTACTCAAAATAAATCTTTAGATTTTCTCAAACAAAATGCGATTTATTTCGTATTATTGATTTTATTAGTCATCATTATTGCACAAGATCCGAGCTTTTTAAGTTTAAGAAACTTCAGCAATATTTTAACCCAATCGTCCGTTCGCTTAATCATTGCATTAGGTGTTGCAGGCTTATTGATTACACAAGGCACAGACTTATCCGCAGGTCGTCAGGTGGGGTTAGCAGCGGTTATTTCCGCTACATTATTGCAAGCAATAGATAATATAAACCGTGTTTTCCCTAATTTAGGTGAAATTCCTATTCCCGTTGTCATATTGATTGTTTGTATTGTAGGGGCATTGATTGGGTTGATTAACGGTATCGTGATTGCCTATCTCAATGTAACACCATTCATTGCCACAATGGGGACAATGATTATCGTCTATGGCATAAACTCTCTCTATTATGATGCCGTAGGGTCATCACCTATTGCAGGTTTTAACGATAATTTTTCAAATTTTACTCAAGGTTTTTTTAAAATTGGATCTTTTCACCTCTCTTACATTACTATTTATGCTGCGATTTCCGCATTTTTAGTCTGGATTATGTGGAACAAAACCCGCTT
This portion of the Vespertiliibacter pulmonis genome encodes:
- the mglC gene encoding galactose/methyl galactoside ABC transporter permease MglC, producing MAFTQNKSLDFLKQNAIYFVLLILLVIIIAQDPSFLSLRNFSNILTQSSVRLIIALGVAGLLITQGTDLSAGRQVGLAAVISATLLQAIDNINRVFPNLGEIPIPVVILIVCIVGALIGLINGIVIAYLNVTPFIATMGTMIIVYGINSLYYDAVGSSPIAGFNDNFSNFTQGFFKIGSFHLSYITIYAAISAFLVWIMWNKTRFGKNIFAIGGNPEAARVSGVNVTRNLVVIYMIAGMFYGFGGMLEAGRIGSATNNLGFMYELDAIAACVVGGVSFAGGVGTVIGVITGVLIFTVINYGLTYIGVNPYWQYIIKGSIIIFAVAIDSLKYAKKK